In the Phaseolus vulgaris cultivar G19833 chromosome 7, P. vulgaris v2.0, whole genome shotgun sequence genome, one interval contains:
- the LOC137828029 gene encoding E3 ubiquitin-protein ligase XBAT33-like, giving the protein MGNSFGCSASGERLVSAARDGDLVEAKMLLKCNPCLAKYSTFGGLNSPLHFAAAKGHNEIVALLLENGADVNSRNYCGQTALMQACRYGHWEVVQTLLLFRCNVMRADYLSGRTALHFAAVHGHVRCIRLVVADFVPSAPYQAIHACTNIDKDGGSNVKGKHEHSALSKFVNKTADGGITALHMAALNGYFDCVQLLLDLNANVSAVTFHYGTSMDLIGAGSTPLHYAACGGNLKCCQILVARGASRMALNCNGWLPLDIARMWGRHWLEQLLAPSSDTTVPTFSHSNYLSLPLMSVLNIAREYGLQSSTGSSDEIDFCAVCLERPCSVAAEGCGHELCVRCALYLCSTNNASSEMVGPSGSIPCPLCRHGVVSFVKLPGSQAKENKLHMSLGLCTPCMLHPRDLDQPSLSHTPDIGRNRVASVPSEILCPVTCSPFPSMAIPLCTCNDGPCPSFEPREVETRDESPHHSQASTMDQDKIEGPRLDKTTCSSMFWGRRSCSRENQCNSEINA; this is encoded by the exons ATGGGAAATTCATTCGGGTGTTCGGCCTCCGGCGAGAGGCTGGTGTCGGCGGCGAGGGACGGCGACTTGGTGGAGGCGAAGATGCTTTTGAAATGCAACCCCTGTCTTGCCAAGTATTCAACATTCGGTGGCCTCAATTCCCCTCTCCATTTTGCAGCAGCCAAAGGCCATAACGAG ATTGTGGCATTGTTGCTGGAGAATGGAGCTGACGTGAATTCCAGAAATTATTGTGGCCAG ACGGCCTTGATGCAAGCTTGTAGATATGGGCACTGGGAAGTTGTACAgacacttctactcttcagatGCAAT GTTATGAGGGCTGATTACCTTAGTGGGAGGACAGCTCTTCACTTTGCAGCTGTGCATGGGCATGTAAGATGTATTAGACTTGTTGTGGCTGACTTTGTACCAAGTGCACCTTATCAAGCTATACATGCTTGCACAAATATTGACAAGGATGGTGGATCAAATGTGAAAGGCAAACATGAGCATAG TGCCCTGTCCAAGTTTGTAAATAAGACTGCTGATGGTGGTATCACTGCACTTCACATGGCTGCGTTAAATGGGTACTTTGATTGTGTACAACTTCTGCTTGATCTTAACGCAAATGTGTCTGCTGTGACATTTCATTACGGAACATCAATGGATTTAATCG GGGCTGGAAGTACTCCATTGCATTATGCTGCTTGTGGAGGCAATTTAAAATGCTGTCAG ATTCTTGTTGCACGAGGTGCAAGCCGGATGGCCTTAAATTGCAATGG GTGGCTTCCTCTTGATATTGCTAGGATGTGGGGGCGTCATTGGCTTGAACAATTACTGGCACCCAGTTCTGATACCACTGTACCTACATTCTCTCATTCAAATTACTTGTCCTTGCCTCTTATGAGTGTGCTCAACATAGCTAG AGAGTATGGATTACAATCATCTACAGGCTCCTCTGATGAGATTGACTTTTGTGCTGTATGTCTGGAGAGACCTTGTTCAGTGGCTGCTGAAg GATGTGGGCATGAGCTTTGTGTAAGATGTGCTCTTTATCTTTGCTCAACAAACAATGCTTCTTCTGAAATGGTTGGCCCTTCGGGCTCTATCCCTTGCCCTCTTTGCAGACATGGAGTTGTCTCTTTTGTCAAGTTACCAGGTTCCCAAGCAAAAGAAAATAAGTTACACATGTCTCTGGGTCTGTGTACCCCTTGCATGCTACATCCACGTGACCTAGATCAACCATCCCTCTCTCATACACCGGATATTGGAAGAAATCGTGTAGCTTCTGTTCCTTCAGAAATACTATGCCCCGTCACTTGTAGTCCATTCCCATCTATGGCAATTCCCCTATGTACCTGCAATGATGGTCCATGTCCATCatttgaaccccgagaagtagAAACACGAGATGAATCACCTCATCACTCTCAAGCATCAACAATGGATCAGGATAAAATTGAAGGGCCAAGATTGGATAAAACAACTTGCTCTAGCATGTTTTGGGGTAGAAGAAGTTGCAGCAGGGAGAACCAATGCAATTCAGAGATAAATGCTTGA